One Ricinus communis isolate WT05 ecotype wild-type chromosome 7, ASM1957865v1, whole genome shotgun sequence genomic region harbors:
- the LOC8267238 gene encoding peroxidase 10-like: MEHTNYKLPFVYLFCLMFLSAFVTCQLDYRYYDGTCPNLTRIVRYGVWSAISNDTRMAASLLRLHFHDCFVNGCEGSVLLDGDNGEKSSLANQNSARGFEVIDNIKATLERFCPGTVSCADILTLAAREAVYLAGGPYWSIPLGRRDGLTASQSAADEQLPSPFESLQNITAKFTAKGLELKDVVVLSGGHTLGFAQCFTFKPRLFDFGGSGKPDPALDTSLLQSLQGVCPNQADSDTNLAPLDSVTSSRFDNSYYKLLLNNSGLLQSDQALMSDNTAASMVSYYSQYPYLFSRDFGTSMIKMGGIGVLTGQSGQIRKNCRVVN, from the exons ATGGAGCATACAAACTATAAACTCCCCTTTGTTTACTTGTTTTGCCTCATGTTCTTGAGTGCTTTTGTCACCTGCCAACTTGATTATAGGTACTATGATGGCACTTGTCCTAACCTGACGAGAATTGTTCGCTATGGTGTTTGGTCAGCTATATCAAATGACACCAGGATGGCAGCCTCTCTCTTGAGGCTTCACTTCCACGATTGCTTTGTTAAC GGATGTGAAGGATCTGTGCTACTTGATGGTGATAATGGGGAAAAAAGTTCATTGGCAAATCAAAATTCAGCCAGAGGATTTGAGGTTATTGACAATATTAAGGCTACTTTGGAGAGGTTCTGTCCTGGCACTGTTTCTTGTGCTGATATACTGACTCTTGCAGCAAGGGAGGCAGTTTATCTT GCTGGAGGCCCTTATTGGAGTATACCTTTGGGTCGCAGAGATGGTCTAACAGCAAGTCAGAGTGCTGCTGATGAACAACTCCCATCACCTTTTGAGTCTTTACAGAACATAACTGCAAAATTTACCGCAAAGGGTCTGGAATTGAAGGATGTCGTCGTGCTCTCAG GCGGACACACTCTCGGCTTTGCTCAGTGCTTCACATTCAAACCAAGGCTTTTCGACTTTGGTGGCTCTGGCAAACCTGATCCAGCACTAGATACATCACTTCTTCAAAGTCTGCAAGGTGTTTGTCCAAACCAAGCAGATTCTGATACAAATTTGGCTCCTTTAGATTCTGTCACTTCTTCCAGATTCGACAACTCTTATTACAAGCTTCTTCTGAACAATTCCGGGCTACTCCAATCAGACCAAGCTCTCATGAGTGACAATACAGCTGCTTCTATGGTCAGTTACTACAGCCAGTACCCTTACTTGTTCTCCAGAGATTTTGGAACATCGATGATCAAGATGGGTGGGATTGGTGTACTTACAGGACAAAGTGGGCAGATTAGGAAGAACTGTAGGGTGGTAAATTAG